The window AAAACACCTTTAACATTCATTCGGATCACCTCACACAAGCTAAGTTTTGATTTTTAATATCAGCTAGTCTTCCTGCACCAATCCCTGAGATAGAAGATAAGCTATCGATGCTTTGAAACGGTCGTTTAGAAATAAGCTCTTCTGCCCGAGCAGGCCCAATATGCTTGATCTCTTGTAAGCTATCGAAGCTTGCTGTATTAATATTGATGCAATCACTAGGTGTTGCAGTTTCAGGGTCTTCCTTTTTAACTTCAGGCTTTGAAGCTGTTTCTCCACTAGAAGTTGGTGAAATCGTTCCATCCATTTTAGTCTGCACATCAAAAGTATCGCCATTGGTCGTAATAACAATCGTACCGTGTATGTCGGTACCGTACAAATCAACACCTGCATCCATTACCCGCGTTAATACTTCATCATGTGGGTGGCCGTAATTATTTCCAACGCCGGCAGAATATATCGCTACTTTCGGGTTTACTGCCTGTAAAAATGCGGATGTGGTGGATGTGTTTGAACCATGATGTCCAAGTTTTAAAATGTCTGCATCTAAATGATGACCACGCTTGAGCATGGCTTCTTCTGTTTGTCTTTCAGCATCACCGGTGAAAAGGAAAGAAACCTCTCCGTATTGAACTCTCATCGAAACAGAACCTTCGTGAACATCTCCAGTTAATTTTTCTGGATTTATTATTTCCAAAACTAATGGGCCAATGTCATATACTTCTCCAGCTCTTGGTTCGTGATAGTCTGCGCCACTTCTTTCCACCGCATCCATGGCACGCTCAAACGTTTGGGAAGTTGAGATATCTCCAGACATCCACACTTCCGAAACCGAAATGCCACTGTCCAAAATTTTATCCAATTGTCCGATATGATCGGCGTGAGGGTGACTAATAATGATAATATCTATGTGTTCAATTTTTTGGATATCCAAGTACTGAACTACATCATTTCGATTCCAGTTTCCAGTGTCATAAAGAATACGAAAATCTTCGCCTTCATACGAATAGTTGAAAAGAATGGAATCTGCTTGTCCGACATCGATGTAATGGACAGATAAATTTTCTAAAGATCCGTCACTTATATTTGTTGAAATGTCTTCTTTCTCGTCTTCAGCTGAACTTTCATTAGATGTCTGAATTTCAGTAGGAGAGTCGTCTTCTTGTGAAACTTCTTGATGGTTTATTGTTGTAGTTTCTATTCCACATCCACTAGCAAAGAAAAAAACTAGTATACTAAGAATAGAAAGTAATAGTTTATTATGCATCTCCGACCTCCTTAAGTCACCATACCATTATAAAGGAAAGGGCAGAAAATATGTGATAATAATTGAAATAACAAGTTTGGATTTAGTATAATGGAATAAATTTAAATACAAAGCATTCTAGGGTTCCGTAGCAACTCAAGCTAGTCTGGTCCGAGAGAAGGCGCACGAGTAAGAAGTACGAAAGCTTGTGTACACGGAAGGAAAAAAGCCTGGGAGATATTTCATCACAATATCTCTCAGGCTTTTTTTAGGTTGTTCCGAAGAATATTGTTCATTAATTGAGCCTTTCTAGCGGTTGATTTCCGCGCATATCGTAGACTCCTGCGGGAGAAGCGGGGAGCGGGAGACCCCACAGGCGCTTGTGCCGAGGAGTAGGTTTTTTCACGACAGTGAAAATAACCTTCCTTTTTACCGCCCGCGGAAAGCGAAGATATGCGCGGAAATCAACCGCGGTATTTAAACAGCCTATGATAATTAAGGAGGAACCAATATGACCAAACACTGGATAAAAGTATTCATCGCGGCATTTTTCGAAGTAATTTGGGTCACTGGATTAAAATATGCCACAACTCCAACAACATGGCTAATAACCATCATCGCAATTATAATAAGTTTTTATTTAATGATTATGGCCGGAAAGTTTTTGCCTGTTGGTACGGTTTACGCTGTTTTCGTCGGGCTAGGCACAGCTGGCACCGTTTTTATAGAAATAATCTTTTTCCATGAACCATTGAATCCAACCAAGTTATTGTTTATAGGATTATTACTGCTCGGTGTAATGGGACTAAAAGTTGTGACAAAACCACAGCCGAAAGGAGAAGAAGCTTAAATGGAGTGGATGTACTTAATAATTGCTGGGCTATTTGAAATGTTTGCAGTAGTCATGATTAACAAATTGCACCACGATCGTAAGGTGTCTTCTTTTTTCCTTTTAGTAGGGGGATTTGGACTTAGCTTCTTATTTTTAGCACTAGCAATGGAGACTTTACCAATGAGCACGGCCTATGCTGTTTGGACTGGCATCGGGGCTGCAGGTGGAGCTATTTTAGGAATGATATTTTACAAAGAGTCGAAAGATTGGATGCGAATTTTCTTTATTAGTCTAGTAATTGGTGCTACGATTGGGTTGAAATTATTTTCGTAGTTAAAGGCAGGTAATGTTATAAATGGAAATGTACCAAAGTTTATGTGTGCAGTATTACGATATTGATAAGCCGACTGCTCCGGAAGATGCGTTTCAATTTTATTTACAGTATGTAAAAGAAGCAAATGGACCCATACTTGAGCCAATGTCAGGATCGGGAAGATTTTTAATTCCATTTTTACAACTTGGATATGAAGTAGATGGAATAGATGCATCGCCATCTATGAATCAAGCTTGTTTAGCAAATGCTGAGAAACTAAACTTAACAACTAATGTGTACGAGCAATTTTTGAATGAGCTTAACCTACCGAAAAAATATAACTTAGTTATCATACCAGCAGGTTCAATTGGACTGATAACAGATGATAGTGTATTAAAAGCTTCATTTGTAAAAATAAACCAATATATGGTGCCAGGGGCTAAGTTAGTGTTTGAAGTGGACACAGTAGAATACAAGCCAGAAAACTTTCATGTGGTAACGGGATCTATTAGAGAACGTGCAGACGGAGCAAAGATTTATATGACAAAATTTGCTGACTCCTACGACGCAAACACAAACGTAATGAG is drawn from Bacillus alkalisoli and contains these coding sequences:
- a CDS encoding methyltransferase domain-containing protein: MEMYQSLCVQYYDIDKPTAPEDAFQFYLQYVKEANGPILEPMSGSGRFLIPFLQLGYEVDGIDASPSMNQACLANAEKLNLTTNVYEQFLNELNLPKKYNLVIIPAGSIGLITDDSVLKASFVKINQYMVPGAKLVFEVDTVEYKPENFHVVTGSIRERADGAKIYMTKFADSYDANTNVMRSIHKYELFKDGKLLDSELEDFRVKLLKKESIFQLLEECGFTNIKTYKLYEKVEPVNDAMEIIIECEKK
- a CDS encoding DMT family transporter: MEWMYLIIAGLFEMFAVVMINKLHHDRKVSSFFLLVGGFGLSFLFLALAMETLPMSTAYAVWTGIGAAGGAILGMIFYKESKDWMRIFFISLVIGATIGLKLFS
- a CDS encoding DMT family transporter gives rise to the protein MTKHWIKVFIAAFFEVIWVTGLKYATTPTTWLITIIAIIISFYLMIMAGKFLPVGTVYAVFVGLGTAGTVFIEIIFFHEPLNPTKLLFIGLLLLGVMGLKVVTKPQPKGEEA
- a CDS encoding MBL fold metallo-hydrolase; the encoded protein is MHNKLLLSILSILVFFFASGCGIETTTINHQEVSQEDDSPTEIQTSNESSAEDEKEDISTNISDGSLENLSVHYIDVGQADSILFNYSYEGEDFRILYDTGNWNRNDVVQYLDIQKIEHIDIIIISHPHADHIGQLDKILDSGISVSEVWMSGDISTSQTFERAMDAVERSGADYHEPRAGEVYDIGPLVLEIINPEKLTGDVHEGSVSMRVQYGEVSFLFTGDAERQTEEAMLKRGHHLDADILKLGHHGSNTSTTSAFLQAVNPKVAIYSAGVGNNYGHPHDEVLTRVMDAGVDLYGTDIHGTIVITTNGDTFDVQTKMDGTISPTSSGETASKPEVKKEDPETATPSDCININTASFDSLQEIKHIGPARAEELISKRPFQSIDSLSSISGIGAGRLADIKNQNLACVR